In Sphaeramia orbicularis chromosome 3, fSphaOr1.1, whole genome shotgun sequence, a genomic segment contains:
- the fgf3 gene encoding fibroblast growth factor 3 encodes MLMIPLLVLLSLLDPVSTRASCAPGQACDPRRRRDAGGRGGVYEHLGGAPRRRKLYCATKYHLQIHPNGKIDGSLEENNPFSIMEITAVDVGVVAIKGLFSGRYLAMNDKGRLYASDVFNKECEFVERIHELGYNTYASRHHSTEQPLPPGGGSNSKRRASAKRQWYVSINGKGRPRRGFKTRSTDKASLFLPRVLGNKDHEMVRRLRESQSAHHHTHHHGGRRERRRRRHRAKKGTGRRLED; translated from the exons ATGCTGATGATACCTCTGCTGGTGTTGCTGAGCCTGTTGGATCCCGTTAGCACCCGGGCGTCCTGCGCCCCGGGCCAGGCCTGCGACCCCCGGCGGCGGAGGGACGCCGGGGGCCGCGGAGGAGTTTATGAACACCTCGGAGGAGCGCCGAGACGCAGGAAACTCTACTGCGCAACGAAATATCATTTACAAATCCATCCAAATGGGAAAATAGATGGATCTTTGGAGGAAAACAACCCGTTTA GCATCATGGAAATCACAGCAGTGGATGTGGGCGTTGTTGCCATAAAAGGGCTTTTCTCTGGCAGATACCTGGCCATGAATGATAAAGGACGGCTGTATGCTTCG GACGTTTTCAACAAAGAGTGTGAGTTTGTGGAGCGGATCCACGAGTTAGGGTACAACACTTACGCGTCCCGTCACCACTCCACCGAACAGCCGTTGCCACCAGGAGGCGGCAGCAACAGCAAGAGGCGAGCTAGCGCCAAGCGGCAGTGGTACGTTTCCATTAACGGTAAAGGCCGGCCGAGGCGAGGCTTTAAAACCAGAAGCACTGACAAAGCCTCACTGTTTCTGCCTCGAGTTTTGGGCAACAAGGACCATGAGATGGTGAGGCGGCTAAGGGAGAGTCAGAGCGCACACCACCATACGCATCACCACGGCGGGCGACGCGAACGCCGGAGACGCCGGCATCGCGCCAAGAAAGGAACAGGCCGACGGCTGGAAGACTGA